In Chitinophaga nivalis, a single genomic region encodes these proteins:
- a CDS encoding ComEA family DNA-binding protein translates to MATIRNTCRRIICCTGLLLCLLPATARRQEEVPMPAVLENNLEQEMENTTTVQEDDAQWQRLNTLARHKIPLNRADEAMLQSLGILTPVQINNFLRYRQLLGELVSIYELQAIPGFDPELIRRILPYVAVGNDLAPHYSLRDYLHKGDHSLLMRYGQVMEKAKGYQHTDSTLPYYRGSPGKMFIRYRYNFSHYISAGVVMEKDAGEAFFKGAQRLGFDFYSAHIFINTPGKIKALALGDYTISMGQGLLNWQSQAYGKGAAVMQIKREGEVLRPYTSAGEFYFFRGAAITLQQQKLQLTGFVSHRLLDGSTDTLEDERIATAVMSSGYHRSINEIAKRGVVQQRSAGGNLRLTAGRWQAGANVIWHSFVPGWQKTLLPYNQFDFNGQQLLGASVDYAGSWKNVHLFGEAAWSDNGKPAIVQGLLTTIAPAIDMAMVYRYYDRAYQALYAKGFGDNYRTVNENGWYTALSVRLHARLKLDTYADLFRFPWLKYRANAPGTGKTFFVQGTYTPNKKVTTILTYHYRQSEENTTLPDNPMKVTAPVTQQHIRLQWSRQPGKKLGIRTRLEYSRWHTSAAIQQGWLLYQEVSYHFQQLPLQVNVRITRFFADSYDTRIYAAESSVLYDNAVSMLYGNGWQYYGNLKWKINRRLSCWLRCHQTLYPGASAIGSGYDVMEGNHKTMWQCQLQQLF, encoded by the coding sequence ATGGCAACGATCCGCAACACCTGCCGCAGAATAATTTGTTGTACCGGCCTGCTGTTATGCCTGCTGCCGGCCACTGCCCGCCGCCAGGAGGAAGTGCCCATGCCTGCCGTGCTGGAAAATAACCTGGAACAGGAAATGGAAAATACCACCACGGTGCAGGAAGATGATGCACAATGGCAGCGGTTAAATACGCTGGCCCGGCATAAGATTCCCTTGAACCGGGCAGATGAAGCCATGCTGCAGTCACTAGGTATACTCACGCCGGTACAGATCAATAATTTCCTGCGCTACCGGCAGCTATTGGGAGAACTGGTCAGTATTTATGAACTACAGGCGATACCCGGTTTTGATCCGGAACTGATCCGCCGCATCCTGCCATATGTAGCGGTGGGCAACGACTTGGCGCCGCATTATTCCCTGCGCGACTATCTGCATAAAGGTGATCACTCCTTGCTGATGCGCTACGGACAGGTCATGGAGAAAGCAAAAGGTTATCAGCATACCGACAGTACCTTACCTTATTACCGGGGAAGTCCGGGAAAAATGTTTATCCGTTACCGTTATAATTTTTCACATTATATCAGTGCCGGTGTTGTCATGGAGAAAGATGCCGGCGAAGCATTTTTTAAAGGCGCCCAACGACTGGGTTTTGATTTTTACAGCGCACATATTTTTATCAATACCCCCGGAAAAATAAAAGCACTGGCATTGGGTGACTATACCATCAGCATGGGGCAGGGCCTGTTGAACTGGCAATCCCAGGCCTATGGAAAAGGAGCTGCTGTGATGCAGATAAAAAGAGAAGGGGAGGTCTTGCGGCCTTATACATCTGCCGGCGAATTTTATTTTTTCAGAGGCGCGGCTATAACCCTGCAACAGCAAAAATTACAACTCACCGGTTTCGTTTCACATCGACTGCTAGATGGCAGCACTGATACATTGGAAGACGAACGTATTGCTACCGCAGTGATGAGCAGTGGTTATCACCGCTCCATTAATGAGATCGCCAAACGGGGTGTAGTACAACAACGCAGTGCCGGTGGTAATCTCCGGCTTACTGCCGGCAGATGGCAGGCCGGCGCTAATGTGATCTGGCACAGCTTTGTACCCGGTTGGCAGAAAACATTATTGCCGTATAATCAGTTTGATTTCAATGGGCAGCAATTATTAGGTGCCAGTGTAGACTATGCCGGTAGTTGGAAAAATGTACATCTTTTCGGAGAAGCTGCGTGGAGTGATAATGGAAAACCGGCAATCGTACAAGGCTTGCTGACCACTATCGCGCCTGCTATAGATATGGCGATGGTGTATCGTTATTACGACCGTGCCTATCAGGCTTTATATGCTAAAGGCTTCGGTGATAATTACCGTACCGTCAACGAAAATGGATGGTATACGGCGCTTTCGGTAAGGCTGCATGCCCGGCTGAAACTGGACACCTACGCAGATCTCTTCCGGTTTCCGTGGTTGAAGTATCGCGCCAACGCGCCTGGTACCGGTAAAACATTTTTTGTACAAGGTACCTACACTCCCAACAAAAAAGTAACAACGATACTCACTTATCACTACCGGCAAAGTGAAGAAAATACCACACTGCCGGACAATCCGATGAAAGTAACTGCGCCTGTAACGCAGCAGCATATACGTTTGCAATGGAGCCGGCAGCCGGGGAAAAAATTAGGAATACGAACCAGGTTGGAGTATAGCCGGTGGCATACTAGTGCAGCTATACAGCAGGGATGGTTGTTGTACCAGGAAGTGAGTTATCATTTCCAACAGCTGCCCTTGCAGGTAAATGTCAGGATAACACGTTTTTTTGCCGATAGCTATGATACCCGCATCTACGCAGCAGAAAGCAGTGTACTGTATGATAATGCGGTATCCATGCTGTATGGTAATGGATGGCAGTATTACGGGAACCTGAAATGGAAAATAAACCGGCGGCTATCCTGTTGGTTAAGATGCCATCAAACCCTTTACCCGGGAGCATCTGCGATAGGGAGCGGATATGATGTCATGGAAGGAAATCATAAAACAATGTGGCAATGTCAGTTACAGCAACTATTCTGA
- a CDS encoding deoxynucleoside kinase: protein MAKQNKIKHIAIAGNIGAGKTTLTEMLCRHYKWHPQYEDVEHNPYLNDFYEDMPRWSFNLQVYFLNGRLKQLLEIQNGKETVIQDRTIYEDAHIFAPNLYEMGLMTKRDFDNYFNFFETLKSMVKPPDLLIYLQASVPTLVAQIQKRGREYEENIRLDYLKRLNEYYNNWIEKYKEGPLLVIDIDKNKFPESDEDLGEIISRIDSQLYGLF from the coding sequence ATGGCAAAACAGAACAAGATCAAGCACATAGCCATCGCCGGTAATATCGGCGCAGGCAAAACCACACTTACCGAAATGCTATGCAGGCATTATAAGTGGCACCCGCAATATGAAGATGTTGAGCATAATCCTTATCTGAATGATTTTTATGAAGATATGCCCCGCTGGTCTTTCAACCTGCAGGTATATTTTCTGAACGGAAGGCTGAAACAACTACTGGAAATCCAGAACGGAAAAGAAACAGTTATCCAGGACCGTACCATCTATGAAGATGCCCACATCTTCGCTCCCAACCTGTATGAAATGGGGCTGATGACCAAACGGGACTTCGATAACTACTTCAACTTTTTTGAAACACTGAAAAGCATGGTGAAACCACCGGACCTGCTGATCTATCTGCAGGCATCCGTACCAACACTGGTGGCCCAGATTCAGAAAAGAGGAAGAGAGTATGAAGAGAATATACGGCTCGACTACCTGAAACGCCTCAACGAATATTATAATAACTGGATCGAAAAATACAAGGAAGGTCCTTTGTTGGTGATCGATATTGATAAGAATAAATTTCCGGAGAGTGATGAAGACCTCGGAGAAATTATTTCCAGGATCGATTCCCAGTTATACGGACTTTTTTAG
- the trpS gene encoding tryptophan--tRNA ligase, translated as MATKKEIVVSGIRPTGYLHLGNYFGAIRNYIRMQEDFDCYFFVADWHSLTTHPDPKDLKGNVMRVLAENIASGLDPEKVALYVQSDVPEIAELYLLMNMLAYVGELERVPTFKDKVRLQPDNVNAGLLTYPVLMSVDILIQRAVKVPVGKDQGQHLEMARNFAQRFNQRYGDLFPEPQAFNYGDSLVRIPSLDGKGGKMSKSENEMATLYLADTDEQIRKKLSKAKTDSSSGEEGAPMPESVQNLFDLMKLVSTPESIATFDAAYHAGTLRYSDLKGQLGEDMVKFIAPIREKAAALQQDTQYLEKVMKAGAEKARANAAQTLHQAKKLIGLNYYQ; from the coding sequence ATGGCTACTAAAAAGGAAATTGTGGTGAGTGGCATTCGCCCCACCGGTTATTTGCATTTAGGCAATTATTTTGGCGCGATCCGTAACTATATCCGGATGCAGGAAGACTTTGACTGCTATTTCTTTGTGGCAGACTGGCATTCATTAACCACCCACCCCGATCCGAAAGATCTGAAGGGAAATGTAATGCGCGTACTGGCAGAAAATATCGCTTCTGGTCTGGACCCTGAAAAAGTGGCGCTGTATGTACAAAGTGATGTTCCGGAGATTGCAGAATTGTATCTCCTCATGAATATGCTGGCTTATGTTGGTGAACTGGAAAGAGTACCTACCTTCAAAGATAAGGTACGTTTGCAACCGGATAACGTAAATGCCGGTTTGCTGACGTATCCGGTATTGATGAGCGTGGATATATTAATTCAGCGCGCCGTGAAAGTGCCGGTAGGTAAAGATCAGGGACAACACCTGGAAATGGCCCGCAACTTTGCACAACGTTTCAACCAGCGCTATGGTGATCTGTTCCCGGAACCGCAGGCGTTTAACTATGGCGATTCACTGGTACGTATCCCCAGCCTGGACGGTAAAGGCGGCAAGATGAGCAAAAGTGAAAATGAAATGGCGACCCTGTACCTGGCTGACACTGATGAGCAAATCCGGAAAAAACTGAGCAAGGCTAAAACCGATAGCAGCTCTGGAGAGGAAGGTGCTCCCATGCCGGAATCCGTACAGAATCTCTTCGACCTGATGAAACTGGTGTCCACACCGGAAAGCATTGCTACTTTTGACGCAGCATATCACGCAGGTACTCTCCGTTATAGTGATCTGAAAGGACAGCTGGGTGAAGACATGGTGAAATTTATTGCACCTATCCGCGAAAAAGCAGCGGCACTGCAGCAGGATACCCAGTACCTGGAAAAAGTAATGAAAGCCGGTGCAGAAAAAGCGAGGGCAAATGCGGCACAAACTTTGCACCAGGCGAAAAAACTAATTGGTCTCAATTACTACCAGTAA
- the gatC gene encoding Asp-tRNA(Asn)/Glu-tRNA(Gln) amidotransferase subunit GatC → MEVNDALVQQLAELARLEFNQQEKAEIRGDLQRMITFVEKLNELDTTQVDPLLHLTEDYNVFREDKVIPSITREEGLLNAPAATDEYFKVPKIIKK, encoded by the coding sequence ATGGAAGTAAACGACGCCCTGGTACAACAGCTGGCTGAACTGGCCAGGCTGGAATTTAACCAGCAGGAAAAAGCGGAGATACGGGGAGATCTGCAAAGGATGATCACTTTCGTGGAAAAACTCAATGAGCTGGATACTACCCAGGTTGATCCCTTACTCCACCTGACAGAAGATTATAATGTTTTCCGGGAAGATAAAGTGATACCTTCCATTACCCGGGAAGAAGGGCTGCTTAATGCGCCGGCAGCCACAGACGAATATTTCAAGGTGCCGAAAATCATAAAGAAATAA
- a CDS encoding ABC transporter ATP-binding protein encodes MQKSVIHLEAIKKSYYLGKNELPVLKGVSLDIFKNEYVALMGPSGSGKSTLMNILGCLDTPTSGKYILSGHDVSTMADNDLATVRGKEIGFVFQQFNLMPRLTALENVAVPLIYAGVGKKEREERARQMLEKVKLGDRGKHKPNELSGGQCQRVAIARALVNNPSLILADEPTGNLDTKTSVEIMEIFGNIHASGNTVVLVTHEEDIADHARRVIRLRDGVIESDRVNQKMAVLG; translated from the coding sequence ATGCAAAAGTCCGTTATTCACCTGGAAGCCATCAAAAAAAGTTATTACCTCGGAAAGAATGAACTGCCGGTACTCAAAGGCGTATCGCTGGACATCTTCAAAAATGAGTATGTAGCACTGATGGGACCTTCCGGTTCCGGCAAGTCTACGCTCATGAATATTCTCGGATGTCTGGACACCCCTACCAGCGGTAAATACATTCTGAGCGGACATGACGTTAGTACGATGGCCGACAACGACCTGGCGACTGTACGTGGAAAGGAAATCGGATTTGTATTCCAGCAGTTTAACCTCATGCCGCGCCTGACCGCATTGGAAAACGTGGCAGTGCCCCTGATTTATGCCGGTGTCGGTAAAAAAGAAAGAGAAGAACGTGCCCGGCAAATGCTGGAAAAGGTGAAACTGGGAGACCGCGGTAAACATAAGCCTAATGAGCTGTCCGGCGGACAGTGTCAACGTGTGGCCATTGCCCGTGCGCTGGTTAATAATCCTTCTCTGATTCTGGCCGATGAACCTACCGGAAACCTGGATACCAAAACCTCCGTGGAAATCATGGAGATATTCGGTAACATCCATGCCTCCGGCAATACCGTTGTACTGGTAACCCATGAAGAAGATATTGCGGATCACGCCAGAAGAGTGATACGCCTGCGCGACGGTGTCATTGAATCCGATCGTGTCAATCAGAAAATGGCTGTACTGGGATAA